A genomic window from Pseudomonas alcaligenes includes:
- a CDS encoding ABC transporter permease, whose translation MNLYAIKAIYLFELARTWRTLLQSIATPVISTSLYFVVFGSAIGSSMTEVHGVSYGAFIVPGLIMLALLTESIGNASFGIYMPKYSGTIYEILSAPVSYFEILVGYVGAAATKSVILGLIIFATSMLFVDFELAHPFWALALLILTAITFCLFGFIIGVWADGWEKLQIVPALIVTPLAFLGGSFYSISMLPELWQKITLFNPVVYLISAFRWAFFGVADVSLGLSLGMIGGFLLACVLVVSWIFRTGYRLRH comes from the coding sequence ATGAACCTCTATGCCATCAAGGCCATCTACCTGTTCGAACTGGCCCGCACCTGGCGCACCCTGCTGCAGAGCATCGCCACCCCGGTGATTTCCACGTCGCTGTACTTCGTGGTGTTCGGCTCGGCCATCGGCAGCAGCATGACCGAGGTGCACGGCGTCAGCTACGGCGCCTTCATCGTGCCCGGCCTGATCATGCTGGCGCTGCTCACCGAGAGCATCGGCAACGCCTCGTTCGGCATCTACATGCCCAAGTACTCGGGGACCATCTACGAGATCCTCTCGGCGCCGGTGTCCTACTTCGAGATCCTGGTCGGCTACGTCGGCGCGGCGGCGACCAAGTCGGTGATCCTCGGCCTGATCATCTTCGCCACCTCGATGCTGTTCGTCGATTTCGAGCTGGCCCACCCGTTCTGGGCCCTGGCCCTGCTGATCCTCACCGCCATCACCTTCTGCCTGTTCGGCTTCATCATCGGCGTGTGGGCCGATGGCTGGGAGAAGCTGCAGATCGTGCCGGCGCTGATCGTCACGCCGCTGGCCTTCCTCGGCGGCAGCTTCTACTCGATCAGCATGCTCCCCGAACTGTGGCAGAAGATCACCCTGTTCAACCCGGTGGTGTACCTGATCAGCGCCTTCCGCTGGGCCTTCTTCGGCGTCGCCGACGTCAGCCTGGGGCTGAGCCTGGGCATGATCGGCGGCTTCCTGCTGGCCTGCGTGCTGGTGGTCAGCTGGATCTTCAGGACCGGTTATCGCCTGCGTCACTGA
- a CDS encoding SRPBCC family protein, translating into MSILIVVVLLVAGLAVFVASRSDQFRVERSALIQARPAALQAQIEDFHQWPHWSPWARRDPAMQVDYAGAERGVGAIQRWAGNKGVGKGSATIIESEPGQRVLIQLEFLEPFRASNLAEFRFTPEAGGTRVTWSMSGRNGFIGKAMGLLFDMDKMVGGDFEQGLASLKALAEAERT; encoded by the coding sequence ATGAGCATTCTGATCGTCGTCGTACTGCTGGTGGCCGGCCTGGCGGTGTTCGTCGCCAGCCGCTCGGACCAGTTTCGCGTCGAGCGTTCGGCGCTGATCCAGGCGCGGCCCGCCGCACTGCAGGCGCAGATCGAGGACTTCCACCAGTGGCCGCACTGGTCGCCCTGGGCCAGGCGCGACCCGGCTATGCAGGTGGACTACGCGGGTGCCGAACGCGGCGTTGGCGCCATCCAGCGCTGGGCCGGCAACAAGGGGGTGGGCAAGGGCAGCGCGACCATTATCGAGAGCGAGCCGGGCCAGCGGGTACTGATCCAGCTGGAGTTCCTCGAACCCTTCCGCGCCAGCAACCTGGCCGAGTTCCGCTTCACCCCCGAGGCTGGCGGCACCCGCGTGACCTGGAGCATGAGCGGGCGCAACGGCTTCATCGGCAAGGCCATGGGTCTGCTGTTCGACATGGACAAGATGGTCGGCGGCGACTTCGAGCAGGGCCTGGCCAGCCTCAAGGCCCTGGCCGAGGCCGAGCGAACCTGA
- a CDS encoding RNA polymerase sigma factor: MDQQQETIERALERLYREESRRVLATLIRLLGDFDLAEEALHEAFRAALEQWPEQGVPANPRAWLVSAGRFKAIDQLRRGKRFQALDEVEEPVGGEAQNLDQYGEHLEDDRLRLIFTCCHPALASDAQVALTLREVCDLTTEEIASAFLASPPTIAQRIVRAKNKIRDAHIPYEVPGRRELPERLEAVLRVVYLVFNEGYFASSGDALTRQHLSAEAIRLGRLLCELLPESEVRGLLALMLLHESRRAARSDAEGLPVLLEEQDRGLWDRALIAEGQQQVQAAFASGEVGPYCLQAAISALHAEAADIESTDWAQIVGLYEVLLAANPSPVIELNRAVALAMRDGAEAGLRQVEAILGRGELADYHLAHAARADLNRRLGRWEEARAAYRRALQLSQQGMDRQFLERRLAELPGG, from the coding sequence ATGGACCAACAACAAGAGACGATCGAACGAGCGCTGGAGCGCCTTTACCGCGAGGAATCGCGCCGGGTGCTGGCCACCCTGATTCGCCTGCTGGGCGACTTCGACCTGGCCGAGGAGGCGCTGCACGAGGCCTTCCGCGCCGCCCTGGAGCAGTGGCCGGAACAGGGCGTGCCGGCCAACCCGCGCGCCTGGCTGGTGTCCGCCGGACGCTTCAAGGCCATCGACCAATTGCGTCGCGGCAAGCGCTTCCAGGCCCTTGACGAGGTCGAGGAGCCGGTCGGCGGCGAGGCCCAGAACCTGGATCAGTATGGCGAGCACCTGGAAGACGACCGTCTGCGCCTGATCTTCACCTGCTGCCACCCGGCCCTGGCGTCCGACGCCCAGGTGGCGCTGACCCTGCGCGAAGTTTGCGACCTCACCACCGAGGAGATCGCCAGCGCCTTCCTGGCTTCGCCGCCGACCATCGCCCAGCGCATCGTGCGGGCCAAGAACAAGATCCGCGATGCGCACATTCCTTATGAAGTGCCTGGCCGGCGCGAGCTGCCCGAGCGCCTGGAGGCGGTGCTGCGGGTGGTCTACCTGGTGTTCAACGAAGGTTACTTCGCCAGTTCCGGCGATGCGCTGACCCGCCAGCACCTGAGTGCCGAGGCCATCCGTCTCGGCCGCCTGCTGTGCGAGCTGCTGCCGGAGTCCGAGGTGCGCGGCCTGCTGGCGCTGATGCTGCTGCACGAGTCGCGGCGCGCCGCGCGCAGCGACGCCGAGGGCCTGCCGGTGCTGCTCGAGGAGCAGGACCGCGGCCTGTGGGACCGCGCGCTGATCGCCGAGGGCCAACAGCAGGTGCAGGCGGCCTTCGCTTCCGGCGAGGTCGGCCCCTACTGCCTGCAGGCGGCCATCTCCGCCCTGCATGCCGAGGCGGCGGACATCGAGTCCACCGACTGGGCGCAGATCGTCGGGCTGTACGAGGTACTGCTGGCCGCCAACCCGTCGCCGGTGATCGAGCTCAACCGCGCCGTGGCCCTGGCCATGCGCGACGGTGCCGAGGCCGGGCTGCGCCAGGTGGAGGCGATTCTCGGCCGTGGCGAGCTGGCCGACTATCACCTGGCCCATGCCGCGCGCGCCGACCTCAACCGCCGCCTGGGCCGCTGGGAGGAGGCCCGCGCCGCCTACCGGCGCGCCCTGCAGCTGAGCCAGCAGGGCATGGACCGGCAGTTCCTCGAGCGCCGCCTGGCCGAGCTGCCGGGCGGCTGA
- the hutH gene encoding histidine ammonia-lyase, which yields MNTLNLKPGQLTLAHLRAAYQAPVHLTLDASAHEAIDASVACVNQIIAEGRTAYGINTGFGLLASTRIANADLEKLQRSLVLSHAAGIGEPLSDAMVRLIMLLKINSLARGFSGIRRKVIEALIALVNAEVYPHIPLKGSVGASGDLAPLAHMSLVLLGESQARYKGEWLPATEALAIAGLEPMTLAAKEGLALLNGTQVSTAYALRGLFEAEDLYAAASVCGALTVEAALGSRAPFDARIHAARGQKGQIDAAAAYRHLLGASSEVGRSHAACDKVQDPYSLRCQPQVMGACLTQLRQAAEVLAVEANAVSDNPLVFAAEGEVISGGNFHAEPVAMAADNIALAIAEMGSLSERRISLMMDKHMSQLPPFLVANGGVNSGFMIAQVTAAALASDNKALAHPHSVDSLPTSANQEDHVSMAPNAGKRLWDMAANTRGVLAVEWLGACQGLDFREGLHSSPALEQARELLRARVPYYVEDRFFAPDIAAADALLAERVLTPLLPAGLLPSVG from the coding sequence ATCGCCGAGGGCCGCACCGCCTACGGCATCAACACCGGCTTCGGCCTGCTGGCCTCGACCCGCATCGCCAACGCCGACCTGGAGAAGCTGCAACGCTCGCTGGTGCTGTCGCACGCCGCCGGCATCGGCGAGCCGCTGAGTGATGCCATGGTGCGGCTGATCATGCTGCTCAAGATCAACAGCCTGGCACGCGGCTTCTCCGGCATCCGGCGCAAGGTGATCGAGGCGCTGATCGCCCTGGTCAACGCCGAGGTCTATCCGCATATCCCGCTGAAGGGCTCGGTGGGTGCCTCCGGCGACCTGGCGCCGCTGGCGCATATGTCGCTGGTGCTGCTCGGCGAAAGCCAGGCTCGCTATAAAGGAGAGTGGCTGCCGGCCACCGAGGCGCTGGCCATCGCCGGCCTGGAGCCGATGACCCTGGCCGCCAAGGAGGGCCTGGCCCTGCTCAACGGCACCCAGGTGTCCACCGCCTACGCCCTGCGCGGGCTGTTCGAGGCCGAAGACCTGTACGCCGCCGCCAGCGTCTGCGGCGCCCTCACCGTGGAAGCGGCGCTGGGCTCGCGGGCGCCCTTCGATGCGCGCATCCATGCCGCCCGAGGGCAGAAAGGCCAGATCGACGCGGCTGCCGCCTACCGACACCTGCTCGGCGCCAGCAGCGAAGTCGGCCGCTCCCACGCCGCCTGCGACAAGGTACAGGACCCCTATTCGCTGCGCTGCCAGCCGCAGGTGATGGGCGCCTGCCTGACCCAGCTGCGCCAGGCCGCCGAGGTGCTGGCGGTGGAGGCCAACGCGGTGTCGGACAACCCGCTGGTGTTCGCCGCCGAGGGCGAGGTGATTTCCGGTGGCAACTTCCACGCCGAGCCGGTGGCCATGGCCGCCGACAATATCGCCCTGGCGATTGCGGAGATGGGCTCGCTGTCCGAGCGCCGTATCTCGCTGATGATGGACAAGCATATGTCGCAATTACCCCCGTTTTTGGTGGCGAACGGGGGCGTGAATTCCGGCTTCATGATCGCCCAGGTCACGGCCGCGGCCCTTGCCAGCGACAACAAGGCCCTGGCTCACCCGCACAGCGTCGACAGCCTACCCACTTCGGCCAACCAGGAAGACCATGTGTCGATGGCGCCGAACGCCGGCAAGCGCCTCTGGGACATGGCCGCCAACACCCGTGGCGTGCTCGCCGTGGAATGGCTGGGCGCCTGCCAGGGCCTGGACTTCCGCGAGGGCCTGCACAGCTCGCCGGCCCTGGAGCAGGCCCGTGAGCTCCTGCGCGCCAGGGTGCCCTACTACGTCGAGGACCGCTTCTTCGCCCCGGACATCGCCGCCGCCGACGCCCTGCTGGCCGAGCGCGTGCTGACGCCGCTGCTGCCGGCCGGACTGCTGCCGTCGGTGGGCTGA
- a CDS encoding DUF899 domain-containing protein, translating into MHPEYPQVASREEWLAARLQLLAEEKALTRQRDALNARRRALPMVEIEADYRFNGPEGEVGLAELFAGRRQLIVYHFMYHRDKGEGCPGCSFLADNIGHLAHLHARDTSLVLVSNAPLAELQAFRKRMGWDLPWYSSFGSRFNYDFHVTIDASQAPVEYNYQGEAELKRMGQLDMIKGELPGASVFLRDGARVFHTYSTYARGLDMLMNAYHYLDLTPFGRGEGWGGMANLDGKGLNWTRLHDQYDGAPAAQHDCCA; encoded by the coding sequence ATGCATCCTGAGTATCCGCAAGTCGCCAGCCGCGAAGAGTGGCTGGCCGCCCGCCTGCAGCTGCTGGCCGAGGAGAAGGCCCTGACCCGCCAGCGCGACGCGCTCAACGCCCGGCGCCGTGCCCTGCCGATGGTGGAGATCGAGGCGGACTACCGCTTCAACGGCCCCGAGGGCGAGGTCGGCCTGGCCGAGTTGTTCGCCGGCCGGCGCCAGCTGATCGTCTACCACTTCATGTACCACCGCGACAAAGGCGAAGGCTGCCCCGGCTGCTCCTTCCTCGCCGACAATATCGGCCACCTGGCCCACCTGCATGCCCGCGACACCAGCCTGGTGCTGGTCTCCAACGCGCCGCTGGCGGAGCTGCAGGCGTTCAGGAAGCGCATGGGCTGGGACCTGCCCTGGTACTCCTCGTTCGGCAGCCGCTTCAACTACGACTTCCACGTGACCATCGACGCCAGCCAGGCTCCGGTGGAATACAACTACCAGGGCGAGGCCGAGCTGAAACGCATGGGCCAGCTGGACATGATCAAGGGCGAGCTGCCCGGCGCCAGCGTGTTCCTGCGCGACGGCGCGCGGGTATTCCACACCTACTCCACCTACGCCCGTGGCCTGGACATGCTGATGAACGCCTACCACTACCTCGACCTCACGCCCTTCGGCCGTGGCGAGGGCTGGGGCGGCATGGCCAACCTGGACGGCAAGGGCCTCAACTGGACCCGCCTGCACGACCAGTACGACGGTGCACCGGCCGCCCAGCACGACTGCTGCGCCTGA
- the hutC gene encoding histidine utilization repressor, which produces MTSSTPRYKAIEDFLLERIRGGAYPVHHQIPPEEQLARDFAVSRMTANKAINNLVQQGYLVRQAGLGTFVTDRKAESSLHEVMNIAAEVRGRGHAYSNDVLRCEALAADDEVALRLGLRLGAQVFHSILVHREDGVPIQLEDRFVNPRWVPHYLDSDFSQQTPNEVLVASCPISDVEHVVEAVLVDAQTAAWLDIDPATPCLSMIRRTWSDEHLVSYARLIHPGDRYKLRSHTKRR; this is translated from the coding sequence GTGACCAGCAGCACCCCGCGCTACAAGGCCATCGAGGACTTCCTGCTCGAACGCATCCGCGGCGGCGCCTACCCGGTTCACCACCAGATTCCCCCGGAAGAGCAGCTGGCGCGTGACTTCGCCGTCAGCCGCATGACCGCCAACAAGGCCATCAACAACCTGGTGCAGCAGGGCTACCTGGTGCGCCAGGCCGGCCTCGGCACCTTCGTCACCGATCGCAAGGCCGAATCCTCGCTGCACGAGGTGATGAACATCGCCGCCGAGGTGCGCGGCCGTGGCCATGCCTACAGCAACGACGTGCTGCGCTGCGAGGCGCTGGCGGCCGACGACGAGGTGGCCCTGCGCCTCGGCCTGCGCCTGGGCGCCCAGGTGTTCCACAGCATCCTGGTGCACCGCGAGGATGGCGTGCCGATCCAGCTGGAAGACCGCTTCGTCAACCCGCGCTGGGTGCCGCACTACCTGGACAGCGATTTCAGCCAGCAGACGCCCAACGAGGTGCTGGTGGCCAGCTGCCCGATCTCCGACGTCGAGCACGTGGTCGAGGCGGTGCTGGTGGACGCGCAGACCGCCGCCTGGCTGGACATCGACCCGGCCACGCCCTGCCTGTCGATGATCCGCCGCACCTGGTCGGACGAGCACCTGGTCAGCTACGCCCGCCTGATCCACCCCGGCGACCGCTACAAGCTGCGTTCCCATACCAAGCGCCGCTGA
- a CDS encoding ABC transporter ATP-binding protein, which yields MESVIAVENLSKTYKSGHPALQNINLEIRKGEIFALLGPNGAGKTTLISIICGIVNPGAGRVRVAGFDIKADYRAARSAIGLVPQELVNDVFETVWATVRFSRGLFGKKPDPQYLEQLLKDLSLWDKRDAKIFELSGGMKRRVMIAKALSHEPSILFLDEPTAGVDVELRRDMWNMVRRLRERGVTIILTTHYIEEAEEMADRIGVIRKGEIILVEDKQVLMHKLGKKQLTLQLKHPLASVPAELASYGLELVDEGHALLFTFDAQREHTGIAELLKDLAQHGIDFKDLQSSESSLEDIFVSLVHDKERA from the coding sequence GTGGAATCGGTAATCGCGGTCGAGAACCTGAGCAAGACCTACAAGTCCGGCCATCCGGCCCTGCAGAACATCAATCTGGAGATCCGCAAAGGCGAGATCTTCGCCCTGCTGGGCCCCAACGGCGCCGGCAAGACCACCCTGATCAGCATCATCTGCGGCATCGTCAATCCCGGCGCGGGCCGGGTGCGGGTCGCCGGCTTTGATATCAAGGCCGACTACCGCGCGGCGCGCTCGGCCATCGGCCTGGTGCCCCAGGAGCTGGTCAACGACGTGTTCGAAACCGTTTGGGCCACGGTCAGGTTCAGCCGCGGCCTGTTCGGCAAGAAGCCCGACCCGCAGTACCTGGAGCAGCTGCTCAAGGACCTGTCGCTGTGGGACAAGCGCGACGCCAAGATCTTCGAGCTGTCCGGCGGCATGAAGCGCCGGGTGATGATCGCCAAGGCATTGAGCCACGAGCCGTCGATCCTGTTCCTCGACGAGCCCACCGCCGGGGTCGACGTGGAGCTGCGCCGCGACATGTGGAACATGGTGCGGCGCCTGCGCGAGCGCGGCGTGACCATCATCCTCACCACCCACTACATCGAGGAAGCCGAGGAGATGGCCGACCGCATCGGGGTGATCCGCAAGGGCGAGATCATCCTGGTGGAGGACAAGCAGGTGCTGATGCACAAGCTCGGCAAGAAGCAGCTCACCCTGCAGCTCAAGCATCCGCTGGCCAGCGTGCCGGCGGAGCTGGCCAGCTACGGCCTGGAGCTGGTCGATGAGGGCCACGCCCTGCTGTTCACCTTCGACGCCCAGCGCGAGCACACCGGCATCGCCGAGCTGCTCAAGGACCTGGCCCAGCACGGCATCGACTTCAAGGACCTGCAGTCCAGCGAGAGCTCGCTGGAGGACATCTTCGTCAGCCTGGTGCACGACAAGGAGCGCGCATGA
- a CDS encoding YciI family protein: protein MKYLCLIYSDESVLHNSPDSPRDGECYDYFQSVQQSGRMLAAEPLEPVATATTVRVRGGKLSITDGPFAETKEQLAGFYLIEARDLNEALQIAGGIPAARVGSVEVRPVRQLQLEG from the coding sequence ATGAAATACCTGTGCCTGATCTACAGCGACGAAAGCGTCCTGCACAACTCGCCGGACAGCCCGCGCGACGGCGAGTGCTACGACTACTTCCAGAGCGTCCAGCAGAGCGGTCGCATGCTCGCCGCCGAGCCGCTGGAGCCGGTGGCCACCGCCACCACGGTGCGCGTGCGCGGCGGCAAGCTGAGCATCACCGACGGCCCCTTCGCCGAGACCAAGGAGCAGCTGGCCGGCTTCTACCTGATCGAGGCGCGTGACCTCAACGAGGCATTGCAGATCGCCGGCGGCATTCCCGCCGCGCGGGTCGGCAGCGTCGAAGTGCGGCCGGTACGCCAGCTGCAGCTCGAGGGCTGA
- a CDS encoding nuclear transport factor 2 family protein → MSTISSELNALVDSWEAANRAGDVEAILGHYAEELVAFDAILQLQFKGREAYKAHWKACLEMCGGPMTFAVHQLQQWGEGDVGFGHFLCHCGGTDAEGNAHSCWMRVTQGYRRIGGQWRIVHDHFSAPFNPENGQALFELQP, encoded by the coding sequence ATGAGCACTATATCGAGTGAACTGAACGCCCTGGTCGACAGCTGGGAAGCCGCCAACCGCGCCGGCGACGTCGAGGCCATCCTCGGCCACTACGCCGAGGAGCTGGTCGCCTTCGATGCCATCCTGCAGCTGCAGTTCAAGGGCCGCGAGGCCTACAAGGCGCACTGGAAGGCCTGCCTGGAGATGTGTGGCGGCCCCATGACCTTCGCGGTGCACCAGCTGCAGCAGTGGGGCGAGGGCGACGTCGGCTTCGGCCACTTCCTCTGCCATTGCGGCGGTACCGATGCCGAGGGCAACGCCCATAGCTGCTGGATGCGCGTGACCCAGGGCTACCGGCGCATTGGTGGGCAATGGCGCATCGTCCACGACCACTTCTCGGCGCCGTTCAATCCGGAGAATGGCCAGGCGCTGTTCGAACTGCAGCCGTGA